In Thermanaerovibrio velox DSM 12556, the genomic stretch GTCACCCTCACCCTGGATCTTGGGGCTCAGAGGCTGGCGGCGGAGCTGATGTCCGGCCAGAGGGGTGCTCTCATCGCCATGGACGTGAGGGATGGGAGCGTTAAGGTCCTTTTCTCGTCCCCCACGTTTGATCCGAATCCCCTTACCTGGGGCATATCCGCTAAGGAGTGGAGGGCCCTCATGACCGACAGGGACAGGCCCATGATGAACCGAGCGGTGAGCGGCACCTATCCCCCGGCGTCCACGTTCAAGGTTGTGACCGCCATCGCCGCTTTGGAGGAGGGGGTTATAAGCCGGTCCACCACGGTTTACTGCCCCGGCCACTTCACCTTGGGGAACAGGACCTTCAACTGTTGGAAGAAGAGCGGGCATGGCACTGAGGACCTTACCAGGGCTCTTCGGGACTCCTGTGACGTGTACTTCTACCAGGTGGGGGTGTGGCTTGGGATAGACCGGCTTCTGAAGTGGGCGTCCCTGCTGGGGGTGGGTTCCAGGACCGGCATAGACATAACCGGAGAGGCTTCAGGCAACCTGGCAGGGCCCAAGTGGAAGCGGGCCCGTTTCAAGGAGCCCTGGTACAAGGGGGACACGGTGAACTACTCCATAGGTCAGGGTTTTCTTCTGATGACCCCCATTCAGGTATTAAGGATCTATGCCGCCATAGCGAACGGGGGTTATCTGGTGACCCCTCATCTCAACTCCGAAGCCCCTCACGTGGAGAAGGACCTTAGGATACCGAAGTTCGGGATTGAGGCCATGAGGAGGGGGTTGGAAGAGGTGGTTAACAGCGGCACTGGGAAGAGGGCCGCCGCCTTTGGGGTGTCCGTGGCGGGGAAGACCGGTACTGCCCAGAACCCTCATGGTGATGATCACGCCTGGTTCGTGGGTTACGCTCCCAGGGAGAACCCGAGGTACGTGGCTGTAGCCATAGTGGAAGCCGGGGGGCATGGTTCATCCGCTGCGGCCCCATTGGTGGGGCAGGTTTTAGCCTATCTGGTGAAGAATGAAAATCCTTTAAGGGGGGCGTCTCCGTGATCCAACTTAAGGGCATGGGCGGTGGATTGCGCTGCATAATACCCGAGGGGCTTCCGGACAGTGACATCCCCTCAGCCCTCGATGATCTGGTATCCCAGGGGGAGCAGGTTCTCAAGGGGGCGGAGTTGGTGGTGGACTTTGAGGGCCGGAGGGTAGATGGAGACCTCTTGTGTCTTGTGATGAAGAGGTTGATATGGCCCCTGGGTATTAAGGTGGCCGCCTGGAGGTCCCTTCATGGTGAAAGCCTTGACCTCCTCAAGGGGGCTGGCCTTCCGGTCGAGGAGCCCCGTTTTAGCCTTCCGAACAGGCAGCCGCAGCCCGGGCAGCTCCCCGTCATGCGGCTCAGGAGGTCCCTCCGTTCCGGGCAGAAGGTGGAGCACCGGGGGGATGTGATAGTGGAGGGCAACGTTAACGACGGAGCAGAGGTGTTGGCGGAGGGGAGCGTGGTGGTCTTGGGTCGCCTGCAGGGATTGGTGCACGCGGGAACCGGGGGTGACGAGGAGGCGGCGGTGTACGCCAGGGTTTTCGAGGCCCCTCAGGTGAGGATAGGCTTCAAGGTGGGTTCCATGGACAGGAGTGATCCCTGGTGGGGCATGCCCGCGGTGGTTTCCCTGGAGGACGGTGCGGTTGTGGTATCCCAGTGGCCTCAGGTTTAGGGTCTGTTTAATCGTTGGAGAGTGCTCATCGCAGGGTTTTATGGATTTGCTTAGGGGGGATGAAGATTGGGCAAGGTCATAGTGGTTACCTCCGGCAAGGGGGGGGTTGGCAAGACCACGACCACCGCCAACCTGGCGGTGGCGTTGGCCAAGATGGGTCGCCGAGTGGTTGCCATTGACGGGGATATAGGGTTGCGAAACCTGGACCTTGTTATGGGGCTTGAGAACCGGATAGTCTACACCCTCGTGGATGTTGTGGAGGGATCTTGCAGGCTCAATCAGGCGATGGTCAAGGACAAGCGGGTGGACAACCTGTACATGATACCTGCCGCTCAGACCAGGACCAAGGACGCGGTGACCGCCGAGCAGATGGAGGGCCTTTGCGCCGAGCTTAGGGAGGACTTTGATTACGTCCTGGTGGACAGCCCGGCGGGGATAGAGGCGGGTTTTAGGAACGCCGCCCATGGGGCCGACGAGGCCTTGGTGGTGACGACCCCGGAGGTCTCGGCGGTGCGGGACGCGGACAGGATAATAGGCCTGTTGGAGTCCATGGGAAAGGCCCCCATCAGGTTGGTTATCAACCGGATAAGGCCTCACATGGTGAAGAAGAAGGACATGCTCAGCGTGGACGACGTCCTGGAGGTCTTGGCGGTGGACCTCATAGGGGTCGTGCCGGATGATGAGTCCGTGGTTACCTCCAGCAACCGGGGAGAGCCCCTCACCTTGGGAGAGAATTCCCCCGCCGCCATGGCGTTCCGGGACCTTGCCATGCGGTTGGAGGGCCAGCAGGTTCCCTTCCCACCCCTTGAGGACGAATCCGGTAAGGGGATAATAGCCAAGTTCAAGAGGATCTTCAGAGGTTGAGGAGGCGGTGCCATGGGACTGCTTAACAGGCTCTTCGGGGGCAGCTCTAACTCCGGCGTCACTGCCAAGGAGCGGCTGCAGCTGGTTCTCATCCACGACAGGAGCGATATCTCCCAGGAGATGATGGAGAACTTAAGGCGGGATCTGATATCGGTTATAAGCAAGTACATGGAGATCGACGAGAACAAGATAGAGCTGGAGCTGGAGAAGGAGGACCGCTCCGTGGCGCTGGTGGCCAGCATCCCGGTGGTAAACGTGAGGCGCTGCGGGAGGACGAGAAACGGCAAATGCTGAGCGGTTCCCGTTGGGATGAGATACGGAAGGGGATGGACCTCCCCCTTTGGTTCATCATGTTGGCCCTCTTCGGGTTCGGCATAGTAGCCCTGTTCAGCGCCTCCCTGGGGGTGAGGAAGGCCAATTACGGTTTCCCGCTCAAGCAGCTGTTATGGGGGCTTATGGGAGTGGCGGCTTACTTCGGTGTGGTGACCCTGGGCTACAAGAAGATCATGGAGGAGTCCCATAGGATATATGGGGCCACGCTGTTGCTGCTCCTGTTGGTCTTGTTGATGGGACACACCGCCAAGGGTGCTCAAAGCTGGTTCTCCCTGGGTCCCGTAAGGATCCAGCCGTCGGAGTTCGGCAAGATAGGGTTGGCGCTTTTCATGTCAAGGCACCTATGCAGGTTTCCCCCGGAGGACCTAAAGTCACTGGGGTTGGCCCTGGGGTTTTCGGGCATATCCATGGTCCTGCTCTTGTTGCAGCCTGACCTGGGGAGTTCCCTTGTCTACTGTGCGATGATAGGGGCCGGTCTATGGGTGGCGGGCATCAAGCCCAAGTACATGGCATCCCTTACGGCGGCGGGGCTGTCCATGCTCCCCCTGGCGTGGAGCTTCCTCAAGCCTTATCAAAAGATGCGGCTTATGGTCTTCATAGATCCCAAGGTGGACCCCCTGGGGGCGGGTTACAACGTGATCCAGTCCAGGATAGCGGTGGGGTCCGGAGGCATATGGGGGAAGGGATTCCTCGAGGGTACCCAGGGAAGGCTGCACTTCCTCCCCGAGGCTCACACGGATTTCATCTTCAGCGTGTTCGCAGAGGAGTTCGGCTTTTTGGGAGGGCTTTTGGTGATCCTCCTCTTCGCTGCCCTTATATGGAGGATATTCTGCGTGGCCATGGCCGCCAAGGACCTAAGGGGCAAGGTCATGTGTTCCATGGTGGCCGCCTGGATATTCTTCCAGACCTTTGAGAGCGTGGCCATGAGCATGGGGCTTGCGCCGGTGACGGGACTTCCCCTGCCGTTCTTCAGCTATGGCGGTAGTTCCCTCTTGGCGGAGTTTATAGCCCTGGGGCTCGTGCAGAGCGTGGCGGTTCAGACCAGCCTGGAGCGTTTTGACTGAGTTCCGTCCCTGGGGCGTGGAGTAGATTCGGACTTGCCGGTACTTCCCCGGTGAGGTCCTTTTGCGGCCGTCCGGGGGCTGGATGGGATGTTTGATGATAAAGTTGATGAACGAGAAAAAACTAGAAAAACCGAGAAAAACTGTCCCCTGCGGGGATTTGGAGGAATTTATACATGCGTTTTGCTGATACCGAGGATAGCCGATGGCCCCTTTGGGCATCGGTGAAGCGTCCCGCCAGGTATGTGGGTGGGGAGTACGGGCTCATCCCGCCTAAGAGTGGGGATGGGATAGTGCGCATATGTTTGGCCTTCCCGGACGTATACGAGGTAGGAATGAGTTACCTTGGGTTCCAGATCTTCTACGGTCTCCTGAAGGAGCTGCCGAAGTCCGACGTGGAGAGGGCTTACTGTCCCTGGGTGGACATGGAGCGTGCCATGAGGGAGCGCGGGGAGGTGTTGGGCTCCCTTGACACCGGCCGTCCCCTGAGGGACTTCCATGCGGTGGCCTTCACCCTCCAGTATGAGCTTTCGTACACCAACGTGCTCACCATGTTGGACCTTGGGGGTATACCCTTGAGGAGCGCCGATAGGTCCGACGGGGACCCGCTGATCCTGGCCGGAGGCCCCGGGGCCTTCGTGGCTGAGCCCCTGGCGGACCACGTGGACGCGTTCTTCGTGGGCGACGGGGAGGTGCTGTGGCCCAGGGCCGTGGAGGTTTTGAGCGCCACCATGGGGATGTCCCGGGGTGAGCGCCTCAGGGCCCTTGCCTCCATAGAGGGGGTTTACGTACCCTCCTTTTGGGACGGTTCCGTGATAAAGCGGCAGGTGCTCTTAGACCTGGACGGGGGTTTTTATCCCCGGAGGATGATAGTTCCATCGTGCGGCATAGTTCACGATCGGGTGGCCGTGCAGGTCTTTCGGGGGTGTACCAGGGGCTGCAGGTTCTGCCAGGCGGGTATGATAGATCGTCCCGTGAGGGAACGCAGCGGGGACTCCATAGTTGAGCAGGTGAGAGAGCTCTTGGAATTCACCGGTTGGGAGGAGGTGGGGTTCCTATCCCTTGCCACCTGTGACTGGAGCCATCTCGGCGAAGTGATGGAGAAGCTCCAGCCCCTGCTGAACCAGCGGGGGGTAAAGCTAAGCCTGCCGAGCCTTAGGATGGACGCGTTCTCCGTGGCCCTGGCGGCGTCGTTGGATACCATGAGAAAGGGCGGGCTTACGTTCGCCCCCGAGGCGGGGACCCAGCGTCTCAGGGACGTGATAAACAAGGGGGTTACCGACGAGGACATCGACGCCGCTGTAAGGGCCGCCTTTGAGCACCGCTGGGACCGGGTTAAGCTTTACTTCATGATGGGGCTTCCCACGGAGACGGAGGAGGACCTCCGGGGGATATGGGAGGTATGCCGGCGGGTACTCAAGATCGGGAGGTCCATGGTAAAGAGGCCGGAGGTCACGGTTTCCTTGTCCGGCTTCGTGCCCAAGGCTCACACTCCCTTCCAGTGGGAGGGGCAGATATCCATGGAGGAGCTGAGGGATCGGGGAAGGTTCGTGAAGGGGCTCATGTCCAAGGAGCGGGCGGTCAAGCTCTCCTACCATGAGCCGGGCCAGACGTTCCTTGAGGGGGTGTTCTCCAGGGGTGACAGGGCTCTGGGGGCGGTCTTGGAGGAGGCTTGGCGGAGGGGGGCTAGGTTTGACGGTTGGACCGAGACGTTCAACCTGGACCTTTGGTTCGAGGCATTTCATGCGTCTGGAGTGGACCCCTATAGATATACCGCCCCAAGGCGGTTGGAGGACCCCTTGCCCTGGGATCACATATACCCCGGGGTGAGCAAGGACTTCCTTCTCTCCGAGAGGGAGAGGGCCTTGGGGGCTGTGGTGACGCCGGACTGCAGGCATGGGACCTGCAACTGCTGTGGTTTCCCCCCTGCTTCCTGTCCTGTGCTTCTGAGGAACGGAGGGTTGTCCCATGGGAACTGATTTCGTCCGGGTGCGCTTCGGTTACTCCAAGCGAAGGGGGGCCTGCTTCATCCCCCATCAGGAGCTTCCAACCCTGTTCGGACGGGGGATGCGCCGGGCGGGTTTGACGCTGGAACTGACCCAGGGGTTCTCCCCTCATCCGAGGATAACGTTGGCGCCGCCGCTTCCGGTAGGGGTGATAGGCCTTTTCGAGCTTGGTGAGGTATGGGTTAGGAGGGACACCTTGGGATGTTTTGATCGGCTTAATCGGGTGCTCCCCGAGGGCTTTGCCGTTGAGGCGGCGGAGGTGGTGGAGGATGGCTGTCCTGCCCTCTCCAAGCTTTGCAACGCCGGGGAATACCTGCTTAGGCTGAAGAACGGGGGGCGGCATGTCTCATGAGGAGCTTGTGGAGGTTCTTAGCCGTTGGGACCAGTGGGACTCCGTTGGCAGGAACCCGGTCGCAGCCGGTTCCGGTGGGTACCTGGGGTTCATAATGCTGAATCCCGACCAGGTGGGGCCGTCGCTGATGGTCAAGTTCCTTATATCCTCCGGGGTGGTTTCCTCTTGGGCGGACCTTGAACTGGTGAGGGTCAGGCTGGGGCGTTTCGACTGTAACGATGGCTTTGTGGATCTCCTGTCCCGCCCTGCTAAGGGGGTGTTGGAGGTTTGAGGCGCGGTAAGACCATAGTGGCCAACACCCTGGAGAGCGAGGAGTCGAGGGTGGCGGTGCTAGATCCCTCCGGTCATCTCCTGGACATATACCTGGAGAGGATGTGGGAGAGGCAGCGGGCCGGGGAGATATACAAGGCCCGGGTGGATAACGTGCTGCCCGGGATGAACGCCGCCTTCCTCAACTTGGGGGACGGGCGCAACGGTTTCCTGTACCTGGCGGATTTGGGGCGTAAACCCAGCCCCGGTGAGGAGCTGGTGGTTCAGGTGGCGAAGACCGCTAGGAAGGGCAAGGGGGCCAGGGTGACCCCCAGGGTATCGCTCCCGGGCCGCTACGTGGTGCTGGTGCCGGACGGGAGGGACGTGGGGGTCTCCAAGCGGGTGGCTGATGAGGAGGAGAGGAAGAGGCTTAAGGAACTTGGCAGGCAGGTGCTTCCCGAGGGCTTCGGCATGATAGTGCGTACCGTGGCGGAGGGCTGCGGTCTTGATGAGATGCGTTGCGATGTGGAAGACCTGATGGGCCTTTGGGATGAGATAAGCTCCGCCGCTAGGCGTACCGCGGCTCCGTGCCTTCTTTACCGGGATGGTGGGCTCCTCGAGCGGGTTCTGCGGGACGAGCTTGATCGGGACGTGGCGGAGGTGGTCCTGGACAACCCGGAGGACCTGGAGACCGTGACGTCCATGTGTCTTAAGTTCTTCGGACCCTCTGGGGGGCCGGAGGTGACCTTGTACAGGGGGCGTGGATCGGTCTTTGAGGTCTACGGGGTGGAAAGGGAGCTTGAGCTGGCGCTGGACAAGAAGGTTTGGCTCAGCTCCGGTGCCTACCTGGTGATAGACCAGGCGGAGGCGCTGACCGTCATAGACGTTAACACCGGGAAGTACACCGGTGCCAAGGACCTGAGGCACACGGTTTTGAAGACGAACCTGGAGGCGGCGGAGGAGGTGGCCCGCCAGCTTAGGATAAGGGCCATAGGCGGCATAGTGGTGGTGGACTTCATAGACATGGACTCCGAGGAGGACCGAAAGATCCTCTTGGAGAGGCTTAAGGAGCTCTTCAAGGGGGACCGGCACAGGGCCAGGGTCTTCGGCATAACCCCCTTGGGGCTGGTGGAGCTGACCCGGAAGAGGAGCAGGAGCGATCTTCGAAGCGTCCTCACCAGGGGCTGTCCCATGTGCGGTAGCTCCGGGTTCGTGGAGAGGGAGGAGGCTTCCGCCATGAAGCTGAAGAGGGCCATCCGCAAGGCGGTGGGGTCCTCCTCGCCGGAGGCCATCCTGGTGGCCATGAACCCCCATGGGGCCAGGCACTGTCTGGAGTATCTGTCCTCTTGGGAGGAGGAGTTCCGGTGTCGCATATTCCTGAAGGAGGATCCTTCCCTTCAGTGGGGGAAGTTCAAGCTGGAGTACCAGGGGCAGCTGCGTCAGGTGGAGCATCGCTTGGTCCCGTCTTCTGGGGGGGCTTGGGTTGTACATAGGACGGATTGATCTTAAGGGGTTCAAGAGCTTCGGAGGTGTTCATCAGCTCCCCCTGGAGATGGGCATGGTGGCCATAGTAGGGCCCAACGGGAGCGGCAAGAGCAACATACTGGACGCCATAAAGTGGACCCTTGGTGAGGGGGCCCCGTCTAAGCTTCGGATAAGCAAGCAGAGCGACCTGCTCTTTCAGGGATCCATGTCCATGCCCCCCGCTAGGGAGGCGGAGGTATCGATCCTCTTCAGGGATGGGGCGTCATCGACGATTTTTACCAGGAGGGTTCAGCAGGACGGCACCACGTTGGCGTTGGTGGATGGGCAGAGGAGGACCCTTCTGGAGCTGGAGGACGCCAAGCGGCGGATCAAGATGGAGGGGGACCGCTTCGCCTTCATAGGCCAAGGGGAGGTCTCCGAGGTCATTCAGCAGCGTCCCATGGCCAGGAGGATGCTCTTGGAGTCGCTGCTTGGCATAGACTTCTATCGCCGCCGCAGGAACGAATCCTCCGACAGGCTTAAGGGAGTTGCGGAGGACCTGGGGCGGCTCATGGCCTTTTACGGGGAGCTTTTGAACCGCCGGCGGGAGATATCCCGGGAGGTGGAGATGGCCCAGGAGGTGGAGCGCCTGAGGGCCCAGCTGGAGGAGCTTCAGCGGTGCCATTATTGGTGGAGGAGGTCCGGTTTGGAGGCGGAGATCCGGGAGATCTCGGACTTCCTGCGGTCTGCTCAGGAGGAAAGGGCCGTTAGGACCCGGTGGCTTAAGGTGTGGAGGTCTGCCCTGGCAGGGCTTGAGGCCTTTGGGGTTTCCTTGAAGGACCGGCGGGCGGAGTCCGAAGAGGCGTTGGAGCGTGCCCGCCGGGAGATGGAGGAGCTGAGGCGCCGGGGTTCGTCCCTTGGGGCGGTGCTCATGGAGTTGAGACGCTCTGGGGAGGAGTCGTCGTTGGAGCTCAAGACCCTGGAGGCCTCGAAGGCCCGCATGGAGGAGGAGCTTCGGGAAGCGGTGTCCCAGAGGGAAGAGTCATTGAGGGAGATGCTTTCCCTGAGGGAACAGGAATCGTCCTTGAGCCGCAAGGCGGAGGAGGTTGAAGAGCGCCTCAGGCTTGGCCGCGAGGCTGCACAGGCGGCGGTCAAGAGGTCGGAAGAGGCCAAGGCGGCCCTTGGGACCTGTCTTGCGTCCCTTAAGGCCCTTGGGGTTGAGCGTTTGAGGGGGCTTGAGGAGCTAAGGCTCGCGGAGGAGTCTGTTGAGGAGAGCAGAAGGTCCGTTGCGGAGGCCCAGGCGGCCTTTTCTGAGGCGGAGGGTCGGGCGGAGGAATCGGTGGGGAGCCACCGAAAGGCCCTCGGCGAGTGCCAGGCCCTGGCGGAGAAGGTCCAGGCGGCGAGGCGGGAGATCTCGAAGCTCCGGTCGTCCCTGGAGGACATGGAGGAGACCTTGGAGCTTGAGGTGTTTCCGAGGCCGGTTCAGCAGGTGGTATCCGCTGCCCGCCTTGGTAAGCTGGACGCCACGCCCCGGGTTCTGGCGGACGTGTTCCGCTGCCCGAAGGAGATATCTGGGGCCTTGGACGCGTTCCTGGGGGGGCGGCAGTTCTGGATCCTGGTCAGGGATATGGAGGAGTCCGGGCGCTGCATAGACTTCTTAAAGTCTAGGTCCCTTGGCAGGGCCACGTTCCTTCCCCTGGAGAGGTGCGTACCCAGGAGGCCGGACAGGAGTTTGGCGATGAGGGCCGGCGTGGTGGGTTTTGCCATTGATCTGATAGAGGTTGCAGAGGAGTACAGACCCGCCATGGAACACATCCTGGGGGATCTCCTTGTGGTGGAGGACTATCAGGTTGGGAAGGAGATCACCAGGACCTCCTTCAGGGGGCCCGTGGTAACCCTGGAGGGTGATGTGTTCCAGCCCACCGGGGCGGTTTCGGGGGGACGCAGCAAGTCCCAGCGGAGCGCGGTGGAGATGCGTCAGGCCATAGAGGCCGGGAGGACAAGGCTCAAGGAGCTTGAGGCGCGCTTGGGCGAGATGGAGGCTGCTTTGTCGGAGCTGGAGACCCGGGAGGCGGAGCTTGCTGACCTGGAGAAGAAGTGCCTTCAGGAGGTCTCTTTAAGGCGCAGGGAGCTGGAGGAAGCCCGCCTTGCCCTGAGCTCCCAGGAGGCTCGCCGGGACCGGCAGGCGGGGGTTTTGATGGATCTTGACAGGAGCCTTAAGGAGGCGGGTCGCAAGGTCCTGGAGCTTAGGGAGAGGTCCGTTCTGCCCCAGGGTCTTGAGGACCTCTCCAAGGTCGAGGAGGAGCTTAAGGCCGCCCTCGAATCTCACCGGCAGGTCTCTACGAAGCTTGCTCTGGCGGAGGAGCGGCATGCGGGGGCCTCCGCCCTGGCGGACCGGGTGAGGTCGGAGGTTGAGAGGCTGTCTTCCCGGCTGGATCATCTGAGGTGGTCTTACAAGGACCGGGAGGGTCGTATCGCCTCCGCGGTAGGGGAGCTTGGGGAGATCGGTGTTAGATGGATGGAGCTTAGGGGACAGCTGGTCAAGGCCCAGAGGGATTTGGAGTCCGCTTGGAGTGCCATGGAAGCCCTCAGCGCAAAGTACGATCGTTGCAGGGATAGGATGGCCCGGGCCATGGAGGCCCTTGGTAGGGTGGACATGGCGTTGGAGGAGCTGAGACGCCGGGAGGCATCCTGTGCCAAGGAGCTGGAGGACCTAATGACGACCTGGGAGGAGGTCTACCCTTATCCTGGTGTGTACGAGGGGCCTCCGGGAGATGGGTTGAGGGGTAAGATCCGGGAGCTGGAGAGGGCCATAAGGGAGATGGGGCCCGTGGACATGGGGGTCCTTTCGGAGTCCCGGTCGCTTGACGAGCGGTTGGAGTTCTTAAAGGGGCAGATAGACGATTCCCGAAGGGCCATGGCTGATCTTGAGCGGGTCATTGCGGAGGCGGATCAGAGGGCCCAGACGGTTTTCATGAGGTCCCTTAAGGACATAGACGACCGGTTTGATTCCCTGTTCAAGCGGCTGTTCGGCGGAGGGGAGGCTCATCTGGAGGTGATGGACTCCGGGGGGCTTTGGGACTCCGGGGTTGAGATAACCGCGAGGCCCCCGGGCAAGAGGCCCCAGGGGATAGCCCAGCTTTCCGGTGGGGAGCAGTCGTTGACGGCGGTGGCGCTGCTGTTCTCGTCCCTTGAGGTGGCGGGCTGTCCCATAGCGGTGCTGGACGAGGTGGACGCCGCGTTGGATGAGGTTAACCTAAGGCGTTTTGCGGACCTTGCGGCGGAGAGCTCTGCGGAGAGGCAGATACTGGTCATGACCCACAGACGGATAACCATGGAGAGGGCGGGGCTCCTGTACGGGGTGACATTGAGGGAGCCCGGGCTTTCCCAGGTTGTGGGGGTTAAGCTGGAGGAATGGGATTGAGGAGCACACTTGACGACCTTCTTTGGGGCAACCTAAGGGCGGAGCAGCCCGCGGAGGGGTTTGGCCCCAGGGTTACGGTGGATACGGTTCTGCTCGGGGCCTACGTTAAGGTTCGAGGCGGTTCCCGGGTGCTGGAGCTGGGCTGTGCCCATGGGATCCTGTCGCTGATGTTGGTTAAGCGGGCGTTGGCGGCGGGCAGGCATATCCAGGTGGTGGGGATTGACATCCAGAGGGACCTGGTGGATATGGCGCTTAGGAACCGGGATCGCCACGGCCTTGGGGACTACGCCCGGTTCTACAGCATGGACATGAGGGACGTAGCCGGGGATTGGGAGGAGGCACCGTTTGACGCGGTGGTGGTGAACCCTCCCTACGAGGATCCCAACAGGAGCAGGCCGAGTCCCAGGGGCCCGGTGGCCCTGGCGGTCCACGGGGTCATGTGCAGCCTGGAGGACGTGTTCAGGGCCGCGTCCAGGGTGCTAAAACCCAAGGGCAGGTTCTTCATGGTGATGAGGGCCCACAGGATGGCGGAGGCCCTTTGTGGCATGAGGGACTTTAAGCTGGAGCCGAAGCGCCTGACCGCGGTGCATCCCAAGCCAGAAAGGGCCGCTTCGGTTTTCCTGGCGGAGGCGGTCAAGTGTGCTAAGCCGGGGATGGTGGTAGAGAGTCCCCTTTTCATCTATGGATCCCACGGGGAGTACACGGAGAGGCTTCTTAAGGCCTACCGCGAGGAGGGACTTTGATGCCCCTTGTCTTGGTGCCCACCCCCATAGGCAATCTCCAGGACATAACCTTAAGGGCCCTTGAGGTCCTTAAGGGCTGCGACGTGGTGGCCTGCGAGGACACCAGGAGGACCTTGAAGCTGCTTAACCACTATGGGATAAAGAAGCCCCTGATGAGCCTTCATGAGCACAACGAGGTAATGAGACTTGGGCGGATGAGGGAGATGC encodes the following:
- the mrdA gene encoding penicillin-binding protein 2; the protein is MTTKGFERFYMDRRLQHMRALMVVLLLSLIGGLAYFQILKGDEYVELASRNRLRVVRLSPPRGVIRDANGVPLAVNVRTFDVKAYPMDLQKEGNMERVAALFRRKGIPMDASSLAEAVEKQYVAPYRAVSVASNLTLAQVADLMGEEEFRGLLFPFPVWRRVYPAGDLVAHVVGYVGEVTKEELEELEDPRYQGGDVIGKNGIEAWYEQELRGEVGEDAVEVDARGRKLKDVSHVEPVRGKDVTLTLDLGAQRLAAELMSGQRGALIAMDVRDGSVKVLFSSPTFDPNPLTWGISAKEWRALMTDRDRPMMNRAVSGTYPPASTFKVVTAIAALEEGVISRSTTVYCPGHFTLGNRTFNCWKKSGHGTEDLTRALRDSCDVYFYQVGVWLGIDRLLKWASLLGVGSRTGIDITGEASGNLAGPKWKRARFKEPWYKGDTVNYSIGQGFLLMTPIQVLRIYAAIANGGYLVTPHLNSEAPHVEKDLRIPKFGIEAMRRGLEEVVNSGTGKRAAAFGVSVAGKTGTAQNPHGDDHAWFVGYAPRENPRYVAVAIVEAGGHGSSAAAPLVGQVLAYLVKNENPLRGASP
- a CDS encoding septum site-determining protein MinC, encoding MIQLKGMGGGLRCIIPEGLPDSDIPSALDDLVSQGEQVLKGAELVVDFEGRRVDGDLLCLVMKRLIWPLGIKVAAWRSLHGESLDLLKGAGLPVEEPRFSLPNRQPQPGQLPVMRLRRSLRSGQKVEHRGDVIVEGNVNDGAEVLAEGSVVVLGRLQGLVHAGTGGDEEAAVYARVFEAPQVRIGFKVGSMDRSDPWWGMPAVVSLEDGAVVVSQWPQV
- the minD gene encoding septum site-determining protein MinD — protein: MGKVIVVTSGKGGVGKTTTTANLAVALAKMGRRVVAIDGDIGLRNLDLVMGLENRIVYTLVDVVEGSCRLNQAMVKDKRVDNLYMIPAAQTRTKDAVTAEQMEGLCAELREDFDYVLVDSPAGIEAGFRNAAHGADEALVVTTPEVSAVRDADRIIGLLESMGKAPIRLVINRIRPHMVKKKDMLSVDDVLEVLAVDLIGVVPDDESVVTSSNRGEPLTLGENSPAAMAFRDLAMRLEGQQVPFPPLEDESGKGIIAKFKRIFRG
- the minE gene encoding cell division topological specificity factor MinE: MGLLNRLFGGSSNSGVTAKERLQLVLIHDRSDISQEMMENLRRDLISVISKYMEIDENKIELELEKEDRSVALVASIPVVNVRRCGRTRNGKC
- the rodA gene encoding rod shape-determining protein RodA, with amino-acid sequence MLSGSRWDEIRKGMDLPLWFIMLALFGFGIVALFSASLGVRKANYGFPLKQLLWGLMGVAAYFGVVTLGYKKIMEESHRIYGATLLLLLLVLLMGHTAKGAQSWFSLGPVRIQPSEFGKIGLALFMSRHLCRFPPEDLKSLGLALGFSGISMVLLLLQPDLGSSLVYCAMIGAGLWVAGIKPKYMASLTAAGLSMLPLAWSFLKPYQKMRLMVFIDPKVDPLGAGYNVIQSRIAVGSGGIWGKGFLEGTQGRLHFLPEAHTDFIFSVFAEEFGFLGGLLVILLFAALIWRIFCVAMAAKDLRGKVMCSMVAAWIFFQTFESVAMSMGLAPVTGLPLPFFSYGGSSLLAEFIALGLVQSVAVQTSLERFD
- a CDS encoding TIGR03960 family B12-binding radical SAM protein produces the protein MRFADTEDSRWPLWASVKRPARYVGGEYGLIPPKSGDGIVRICLAFPDVYEVGMSYLGFQIFYGLLKELPKSDVERAYCPWVDMERAMRERGEVLGSLDTGRPLRDFHAVAFTLQYELSYTNVLTMLDLGGIPLRSADRSDGDPLILAGGPGAFVAEPLADHVDAFFVGDGEVLWPRAVEVLSATMGMSRGERLRALASIEGVYVPSFWDGSVIKRQVLLDLDGGFYPRRMIVPSCGIVHDRVAVQVFRGCTRGCRFCQAGMIDRPVRERSGDSIVEQVRELLEFTGWEEVGFLSLATCDWSHLGEVMEKLQPLLNQRGVKLSLPSLRMDAFSVALAASLDTMRKGGLTFAPEAGTQRLRDVINKGVTDEDIDAAVRAAFEHRWDRVKLYFMMGLPTETEEDLRGIWEVCRRVLKIGRSMVKRPEVTVSLSGFVPKAHTPFQWEGQISMEELRDRGRFVKGLMSKERAVKLSYHEPGQTFLEGVFSRGDRALGAVLEEAWRRGARFDGWTETFNLDLWFEAFHASGVDPYRYTAPRRLEDPLPWDHIYPGVSKDFLLSERERALGAVVTPDCRHGTCNCCGFPPASCPVLLRNGGLSHGN
- a CDS encoding TIGR03936 family radical SAM-associated protein, which produces MGTDFVRVRFGYSKRRGACFIPHQELPTLFGRGMRRAGLTLELTQGFSPHPRITLAPPLPVGVIGLFELGEVWVRRDTLGCFDRLNRVLPEGFAVEAAEVVEDGCPALSKLCNAGEYLLRLKNGGRHVS
- a CDS encoding Rne/Rng family ribonuclease, encoding MRRGKTIVANTLESEESRVAVLDPSGHLLDIYLERMWERQRAGEIYKARVDNVLPGMNAAFLNLGDGRNGFLYLADLGRKPSPGEELVVQVAKTARKGKGARVTPRVSLPGRYVVLVPDGRDVGVSKRVADEEERKRLKELGRQVLPEGFGMIVRTVAEGCGLDEMRCDVEDLMGLWDEISSAARRTAAPCLLYRDGGLLERVLRDELDRDVAEVVLDNPEDLETVTSMCLKFFGPSGGPEVTLYRGRGSVFEVYGVERELELALDKKVWLSSGAYLVIDQAEALTVIDVNTGKYTGAKDLRHTVLKTNLEAAEEVARQLRIRAIGGIVVVDFIDMDSEEDRKILLERLKELFKGDRHRARVFGITPLGLVELTRKRSRSDLRSVLTRGCPMCGSSGFVEREEASAMKLKRAIRKAVGSSSPEAILVAMNPHGARHCLEYLSSWEEEFRCRIFLKEDPSLQWGKFKLEYQGQLRQVEHRLVPSSGGAWVVHRTD